In Deltaproteobacteria bacterium, the genomic window GGATCGATGTCGTCGTCGACGGCGATGTAGTAGCGATACATGCTTGCGCCGGTCATCATGCCGGCGACGGCGGTGAGGGCTTGCAGCGCTTGGCCGGCGAATCTTTGTTTGAGCGCGACCACCACCATTAATGTATGACAGTGGCACCAGACGCCTTGAACATCGGAGACGCCAGACTGTTCGAGATGATCCCAGATGCGCGCGGCGAACAGCGGGATGCCGTAGCGCTCGGTGATCGGCAGCAGCGGCGGGTTGCCGAGCATGATCGGATCGTTGCGATGTAAGATTGTTTTCACCCGCACAACGCATTCTTCGCCGCTGTGAGTGTAGTAGCCCGGCCATTCGCCGAACGGCCCTTCGGCGTGGGACTCTTCTTCCGGCGGTGGCATGTCGCCTTCAATGACGATTTCTGAAGTCGCTGGCACGGGCAGGCCGGTGTAGGGCGCGCGCAGCACTTCCAGCGGAGCACCGCGCAGGGCGCCGGCGTATTCATATTCGCTCACGCCAGCTTTCGCCGCTGACGGCGCCGCCATCCAAGTCGCCGGCTCGCAGCCGACGACGATAGCAACTGGGCAAGGCTTGCCGGCTTGCCAATACTTGCGGGCGATCTGCTTGCCGTGCTTCTGCTCGATGATCCACAACGTGACGCGATCTTTGCCGACGACGCAGGAGCGATAAGTGCCGACGTTGACCCAGCCGCTGTCGGGATCTTTGATCACTACCATGTCGCCGGTGCCGATATAGCGGCCGCCGTCATGCTCGTGCCACTTGGGCGTGGGGAAAATTCCTAAATCGACTTGGTTGCCGGTAAGAACGTTTTCCAGGATCGGTCCGGTAGAAACTTCCACCGGCGCGAAGGGTTTGATGTCGCGAATCTTGTTGCGCCAGGCGCGGAGAATTTCCAGCTTCGGCGCGTCTGTGGACAAGCTCAACGCGAGGGCGAAGCGGCGCGCGCTGGCGAGGACGTTGGCGGCGATACGAAAGCCTTTCGGATAACCAACGATGTTATCGAAGAGCAGTAATGGTCCGTCTTGCTCGGCCATTAGTTCAGTGAGGCAGCCGATCTCAAGATTCCAATCGGCGCCGTCGATATGTTTCACCTCGCCGATGCGGGCGGCGCCGTCGATGAAAGTGCGTAGGTCGCTAAATGGCATGTATCCTCACTTGGTTCAGAATTCCAAATTCCAGATTACATATTCCAAACTCCGGACTTCGGCCAATCTGGAATTGGGAATCTGGAATTTGGAATCGCAACCCATTAGCCTTTGGCTAATGGGTTGCGTCATAGCAGCCGTCCATGAACATTCGATTCAAGTCCGCCGGCGTTACGGCGCAGTATTCCGCCGAATAGCCGGGCCGTTCGTTAACTCCTTCTTGGAGTAAACGGGCGAGCACATGTTGAGTGACCGCGCCGTGGGCCATGCGGTCGAGATGGTCCATGGTGTCGGCTTCGTGATGCTTGGAAAAATAACTCGCTTCGGCGGTAGTCAAGCCATAATGCTTGGTCAACGCTTTGAAAAAATCTAAACAGGAATCGCCGAAGGGCTTTTCCCACAGCACCGAGAACCAGTACTCTTGGATCTGCCCGTCGTTGATCAACGTGCGGTGAAAGTCCGGCAGGGCGCGGCATTCCGGCAACATGGGCGAGAGCAGCACTTCTTCTTTAGTCAGTCCAAGCGCCGCGCCGGTGCTCATTAGAATTTGAATGTGGCCGGGAGGCGACGGATGGCCGAATTCGTCGAGAACTTTTTGTGTGTAGACTTCCATCAGGTCGACGTTCTTGACGAAAAACCAAAGGTGTTTGTAAAATGCCGAAGTGTAAACCGAGTTGATCACCGGCACGAAGGCGCCCCAGTTTTTGTAGAATAGTTGAATGGTTGCTTTTTTGAGTTTGCCTTCTTTGAGTTCATCCATGAATTTAGTTTTGTCGACGGTCTGCTTCCAACGCTTGTCGCATTTTGCCGCCAGCTCGGCGACAAACTCTTTGGCTTGGCTCTCGTTCATTTTCAACATTCGTTGCGTCCTCCAAAAAATTCTCTCATTGAATATGGCACGGCCACGGAGCTGTCAAGGCGGGTTGCTCGGGTGCTTGCCGAAGCGACAAGGACTAGGATAAAGTGCGGCAAATTCACATGGAGGATTACCTATGGATTGCATCAACCTAAAAGAAGAAATGGATAAGGCAAAGCGCAAGATCGATCTGTTCGGCACGGATAATTTTCGTTCTTGGCTGCTTTATTTCGTGCCCGGCGACGGCACGGATATGCATTATCACGCAAGTCCGGAAACCTTTCTGGTGTTTTCCGGCAACGGCGTGGTCAAGGGGCTCAAGGGCGAAGAGCGGCCGATCAAGAAAGACGATCTGCTGTGCTTGGCCGCTAAAGATTACTATCAGATCGTCAACACCGGCAGCGAGCCGTTGGTGATGCTCGGCAACCGTTCGGAAGCCTTCGGCGGGCCGCATATCCTGGCCGACGGCAGTGACCGCCAGCAAGTTGAGAAGGGGGCCTAGGCGCCCACAGCCGGATCAATTGACAAGTTGCAGGGTGAGTGGTTAAGTTTGCGGGTGAATTCAAGTCGAGGTTGTTAAATGCCGATTTACGAATACCAATGTCAGAAGTGTGGCGTCATCGAAGTGACCCAGCGGATCACAGAAAAATCATTGGCCAAATGCCCGACCTGCAAGAGCAAGGTTAAAAAATTAATCTCCAACACCTCGTTTCAGCTCAAAGGCACCGGCTGGTATATCACCGACTACGCCCGCAAGGGCCAAACCAACGGCGAGTCCAAGAGCGAGAGCAGCCCGAAGGCTACTGCTTCAACGGAATCGAAGAGCGATAGTGGGTCGAAGTCCACTGCTGGTTCGGATTCGAAGAGCGAGCCAAAAAAGAGCGAATCCAAGAAGAGCGAGAGTGCGAGCGGCGGCAGCGACAAATCGTCATCGACATCGAGTTCGAGCTCAAGTTCAACCTCGGCCTGAGCGATCCCAGCATTGCAATGAAGCGGCGGCGCCTGCGGGCGCCGTTGTTGTTTTGGTCCACTGCAATCCAGTTGCCGTTAATCGTACTGTGCGGCTCTGGACGGCAAATTGTTTTTTAGCTATAGGTGAAACGGTAAAAATATTTGAAGGAGGGTTTGATCAATGGCACAGACGATTGACAATATTGTAGATCCCAATGATTCCGGCTTGGCGTCGGAAATGGTGAAGATCGGCGCTTTGAACGCCTATGTTTCGCGGCCCAAGGATGGCAAGAACTTGGGCACGGTGATCGTGATTCACGAGAACCGCGGGTTGGTGGGACATATTAAAGACGTGACCCGCCGGTTCGCCAAGGATGGCTTTGCCGCCATCGGCGTCGACCTGATGAGCCGCATCGGCGGCAGCGATACCTGGAACGGCAGTGACGAAGCGACCAAGGAAATCGCCAAGATCACCGGCGCTATGGCGGTGGAAGATTTGAC contains:
- a CDS encoding zinc ribbon domain-containing protein, producing MPIYEYQCQKCGVIEVTQRITEKSLAKCPTCKSKVKKLISNTSFQLKGTGWYITDYARKGQTNGESKSESSPKATASTESKSDSGSKSTAGSDSKSEPKKSESKKSESASGGSDKSSSTSSSSSSSTSA
- a CDS encoding cupin domain-containing protein; the encoded protein is MDCINLKEEMDKAKRKIDLFGTDNFRSWLLYFVPGDGTDMHYHASPETFLVFSGNGVVKGLKGEERPIKKDDLLCLAAKDYYQIVNTGSEPLVMLGNRSEAFGGPHILADGSDRQQVEKGA
- a CDS encoding UbiD family decarboxylase produces the protein MPFSDLRTFIDGAARIGEVKHIDGADWNLEIGCLTELMAEQDGPLLLFDNIVGYPKGFRIAANVLASARRFALALSLSTDAPKLEILRAWRNKIRDIKPFAPVEVSTGPILENVLTGNQVDLGIFPTPKWHEHDGGRYIGTGDMVVIKDPDSGWVNVGTYRSCVVGKDRVTLWIIEQKHGKQIARKYWQAGKPCPVAIVVGCEPATWMAAPSAAKAGVSEYEYAGALRGAPLEVLRAPYTGLPVPATSEIVIEGDMPPPEEESHAEGPFGEWPGYYTHSGEECVVRVKTILHRNDPIMLGNPPLLPITERYGIPLFAARIWDHLEQSGVSDVQGVWCHCHTLMVVVALKQRFAGQALQALTAVAGMMTGASMYRYYIAVDDDIDPVDLKQVIWAMCTRVDPAESVQILKSWTSDLDPRLAPEKRERGDFTMGRMLIDATKPFHWRDKFAIANKFSADKREEIWEKWAPKLGLK